In Nostoc sp. GT001, a genomic segment contains:
- a CDS encoding tetratricopeptide repeat protein: MIKLIGIFLSLLLVFGWGTPVMAQSQPPITQEQLKQGDEWANQAFIATNQGDFATAETYWTKIIEQFPTNAGAWSNRGNSRVSQNKLPEALADYNKAIELAPNVTDPYLNRGAALEGMGKWDDAIADYNHVLELDPNDAMAYNNRGNAKTGLGKWEDAIADYKKSNEIAPNFAFARANYALALYETGQKEQAIREMRNIARKYSKFADVRAALTAAYWVNGEQGEAESNWVAAYGLDSRYKDIDWVKNIRRLAPSLVTALDKFLKIK; the protein is encoded by the coding sequence ATGATTAAATTGATTGGTATTTTTCTCAGTCTGTTACTTGTGTTTGGCTGGGGTACTCCAGTTATGGCACAATCTCAGCCGCCCATTACTCAAGAACAGTTAAAACAAGGTGATGAGTGGGCAAATCAAGCGTTTATAGCGACGAATCAAGGTGACTTTGCTACGGCTGAAACTTACTGGACAAAGATTATTGAGCAATTTCCTACGAATGCCGGGGCGTGGAGTAACCGGGGAAATTCGCGGGTGAGTCAGAATAAATTGCCAGAGGCGTTGGCAGATTATAACAAAGCCATAGAACTAGCACCAAATGTCACCGATCCATATTTAAATCGGGGTGCGGCGTTGGAAGGGATGGGAAAATGGGATGATGCGATCGCAGATTATAATCATGTCTTAGAACTCGATCCTAACGATGCGATGGCATATAACAATCGCGGCAATGCCAAAACAGGTTTAGGAAAATGGGAAGATGCGATCGCAGACTATAAAAAATCTAATGAGATAGCCCCAAATTTTGCCTTCGCCCGTGCTAACTACGCCCTCGCTCTGTATGAAACTGGTCAAAAAGAGCAAGCAATCCGCGAAATGCGAAATATCGCCCGTAAATACTCCAAGTTTGCTGATGTGCGTGCCGCTCTCACAGCTGCATATTGGGTAAATGGAGAACAAGGTGAAGCCGAAAGCAACTGGGTAGCAGCTTATGGACTTGATAGCCGCTACAAGGATATCGACTGGGTAAAAAATATCCGCCGNTTGGCTCCCAGCCTAGTTACAGCTTTGGATAAGTTCTTGAAAATCAAGTAG
- the ruvB gene encoding Holliday junction branch migration DNA helicase RuvB: protein MAIISSKKQPPEPNGEPKQRRESAKAPSTENILKPEAAIDEQEQQEEGIRPHRFADYIGQKDLKDVLDIAIKAAKSRGEVLDHLLLYGPPGLGKTTMAMILASEMGVNYKITSAPALERPRDIVGLLVNMKPGDILFVDEIHRLSRMTEEILYPAMEDYRLDITIGKGSSARIRSLPLSKFTLVGATTRVGALTSPLRDRFGLIQKLRFYEVDELTQIVLRTAQLLKTPITEDGATEIACRSRGTPRIANRLLKRVRDYAEVKISGEINETIASEALQLFQVDPCGLDWTDRQMLSVIIEQFNGGPVGLETMAAATGEDTQTIEEVYEPYLMQIGYLTRTHRGRMATKAAYKHLGFTPPNEQLSLL from the coding sequence ATGGCGATAATCTCATCGAAAAAACAGCCTCCAGAACCCAACGGAGAACCAAAACAGCGTCGAGAGTCGGCGAAAGCACCATCCACAGAAAATATTTTGAAGCCTGAAGCTGCTATTGATGAGCAAGAACAGCAAGAAGAAGGTATTCGACCACACCGATTTGCTGATTACATTGGGCAAAAAGATTTAAAGGATGTGTTAGATATTGCCATCAAAGCAGCCAAGTCTCGTGGTGAGGTACTGGATCACTTGCTGCTGTATGGGCCGCCAGGATTGGGCAAAACCACAATGGCAATGATTTTAGCATCGGAAATGGGGGTAAATTATAAAATTACCAGTGCGCCAGCCCTAGAACGTCCACGAGATATTGTTGGGCTACTGGTGAACATGAAACCAGGAGATATCTTATTTGTGGATGAGATTCATCGCCTCTCACGGATGACGGAGGAAATTCTCTATCCAGCAATGGAAGATTATCGCTTAGATATTACTATTGGTAAGGGTTCTAGCGCTCGGATCAGAAGTTTGCCGCTATCAAAGTTTACCCTAGTAGGGGCTACAACCCGTGTGGGTGCTTTAACTTCACCACTGCGCGATCGCTTTGGTTTAATTCAAAAACTCCGATTTTACGAAGTTGACGAGCTGACTCAAATTGTACTGCGAACCGCTCAATTACTCAAAACCCCGATCACAGAAGATGGAGCCACAGAAATTGCCTGTCGTTCCCGCGGAACACCACGTATTGCTAATAGGTTACTAAAGCGTGTGCGTGATTATGCGGAAGTAAAAATATCTGGGGAAATTAATGAAACCATTGCATCCGAAGCATTGCAACTATTCCAAGTAGATCCTTGCGGTTTAGATTGGACAGATCGCCAAATGTTAAGTGTGATAATTGAACAATTTAACGGCGGGCCCGTAGGTTTAGAAACAATGGCAGCAGCTACAGGTGAAGATACTCAAACAATTGAAGAGGTGTACGAACCTTACCTCATGCAAATTGGGTATTTAACTCGGACTCATCGTGGAAGGATGGCGACTAAGGCAGCATATAAGCATTTGGGATTCACGCCGCCTAATGAACAGTTGTCATTATTGTAA
- the tpiA gene encoding triose-phosphate isomerase: MFKTQAETQEFLQGFLPHLEETPQGREVILCPPFTDLSVLSKTLHGSLIQLGAQNIHWEEYGAYTGEISGPMLTESGVRFVIVGHSERRQYFGETDATVNLRLRTAQRFGLTPILCVGETKQQRDAGEAESLIALQLDKGLVDIDQDNLVIAYEPIWAIGTGDTCEAEEANRIIGLIRSKLTNPNVSIQYGGSVKPNNIDEIMAQPEIDGVLVGGASLEPESFARIVNFKSV, from the coding sequence ATGTTCAAAACCCAGGCAGAAACCCAGGAGTTTTTACAAGGATTTCTGCCCCACTTAGAAGAAACCCCCCAAGGGCGAGAAGTGATATTGTGTCCTCCTTTCACTGATTTAAGTGTTTTGTCCAAGACCTTGCACGGTAGCCTCATCCAACTGGGGGCACAAAATATCCATTGGGAAGAATATGGAGCCTATACGGGTGAGATTTCTGGCCCGATGCTGACAGAAAGCGGTGTACGCTTTGTGATTGTCGGTCATAGCGAACGACGGCAATATTTTGGGGAAACGGACGCCACCGTTAATCTGCGCCTCCGAACTGCTCAAAGGTTTGGGTTGACTCCAATTCTCTGTGTTGGCGAAACCAAACAACAACGAGATGCGGGAGAAGCTGAATCACTGATTGCTCTCCAACTCGACAAAGGCTTGGTAGATATCGATCAGGATAATTTGGTGATTGCCTATGAACCGATTTGGGCCATTGGTACTGGTGACACTTGTGAAGCAGAAGAAGCTAATCGAATAATTGGCTTAATTCGTAGCAAGTTGACTAATCCAAATGTCTCAATTCAATATGGCGGTTCAGTCAAGCCGAATAATATTGATGAGATTATGGCTCAACCAGAAATTGATGGTGTCCTCGTAGGAGGAGCAAGTCTAGAACCTGAGAGTTTCGCTCGGATTGTGAATTTTAAATCAGTGTGA
- the folP gene encoding dihydropteroate synthase, with the protein MPRNLIIRGRCFNWGQRTYLMGILNVTPDSFSDGGEFNTSSAALIQAQALVAAGADIIDVGGQSTRPGAKQITLAEELDRVLSVLQVLRPEISVPISVDTTRAAVAKASVEAGADIINDISGGTFDSEMLPTVAELGVPMILMHIRGTPQTMQQQTDYQDLLGEIYSFLARQIEAATTAGIDLEKIIIDPGIGFAKNYEQNLEIFRGLRSLAPLDCPILVGASRKSFIGRILNQPDPKARVWGTAAACCAAIFNGADILRVHDVQEMRDVSLVADALFRQAAQPDC; encoded by the coding sequence ATGCCAAGGAACTTGATAATTCGAGGACGCTGTTTCAATTGGGGACAGCGGACTTATTTGATGGGCATTTTAAATGTAACGCCCGATAGCTTTAGTGATGGGGGTGAGTTTAACACTTCCTCTGCCGCTTTAATACAGGCGCAAGCACTGGTGGCTGCTGGTGCTGACATCATCGATGTGGGCGGTCAATCAACTCGACCAGGGGCAAAGCAAATAACTCTGGCGGAGGAACTTGACCGGGTACTATCGGTATTACAGGTGTTAAGACCAGAGATTTCAGTCCCGATTTCTGTAGATACAACCCGTGCTGCTGTCGCCAAGGCATCTGTAGAAGCTGGAGCAGATATTATTAATGATATTTCTGGCGGCACTTTTGACTCAGAAATGTTGCCAACAGTCGCAGAATTAGGTGTGCCGATGATTTTAATGCACATCCGGGGAACACCACAGACAATGCAACAACAGACCGATTATCAAGATTTGCTCGGTGAGATTTATAGTTTTTTGGCTCGGCAAATTGAGGCTGCAACTACTGCGGGTATTGACCTAGAAAAAATTATTATCGATCCTGGTATTGGTTTTGCTAAAAACTATGAGCAAAATTTAGAAATCTTTCGCGGCTTGCGATCGCTCGCACCACTCGACTGTCCTATCTTGGTAGGAGCATCTCGTAAAAGTTTTATTGGTCGCATTTTAAATCAACCAGATCCCAAAGCACGAGTTTGGGGAACGGCAGCAGCTTGTTGTGCTGCTATTTTTAATGGCGCTGATATCCTCCGAGTTCACGATGTTCAAGAAATGCGCGATGTTTCACTAGTAGCCGATGCCTTATTCAGACAAGCCGCACAGCCTGATTGTTAG
- a CDS encoding SPFH domain-containing protein, with the protein MEPIIAIVLALIGYALGSAKLINQGNEALVERLGRYHRKLKPGLNFIVPLVDQIVMEDTTREQFTDIKPQNVITQDNIYVEVDAIVYWRIRDIERSFYAIEDLQGALTQITTTTLREIIAQNTLEQTNVSRAEMDSAILDQLNHITADWGVEILRLDIQRITLPESVRKSREEEQAAVIKKRALITEAEGEKEAAIKKAEGTMASVQIISQALRANPDSRDILRYLVAQDYVDASQKLGESSNAKIVFVDPANSTDMFQELIAESVTQEGNGKKIEER; encoded by the coding sequence ATGGAGCCAATTATTGCTATAGTTTTAGCCCTTATAGGTTATGCATTAGGTTCTGCAAAACTGATTAATCAAGGAAATGAAGCCCTAGTGGAACGCTTAGGGCGGTATCATCGCAAACTTAAGCCGGGGCTGAACTTTATTGTTCCCTTGGTAGATCAGATTGTAATGGAAGATACTACACGAGAGCAGTTTACAGACATCAAACCTCAGAATGTAATCACCCAAGATAATATTTACGTAGAAGTGGACGCTATTGTATACTGGCGTATTCGAGATATTGAGAGAAGCTTTTACGCGATTGAGGATCTCCAAGGGGCATTAACACAGATAACCACAACTACGCTCCGAGAAATCATTGCCCAAAATACCCTAGAGCAGACCAACGTCTCTAGAGCAGAGATGGACTCAGCTATCCTAGATCAGTTGAATCATATAACGGCAGATTGGGGAGTTGAGATTCTCCGGTTAGATATTCAGAGAATTACTCTACCTGAGAGTGTGCGAAAGTCTAGGGAAGAAGAACAAGCCGCCGTCATCAAAAAACGGGCACTGATTACCGAAGCAGAAGGGGAAAAGGAAGCTGCAATTAAGAAAGCAGAAGGAACTATGGCTTCAGTGCAAATCATTTCTCAAGCTCTACGTGCCAATCCCGATAGTAGAGACATTCTGCGGTATCTCGTGGCTCAAGATTATGTAGATGCTAGCCAAAAACTTGGTGAGAGTAGTAATGCCAAAATTGTCTTTGTAGACCCAGCCAATTCAACTGACATGTTTCAGGAGTTGATAGCCGAGTCGGTAACTCAAGAAGGTAACGGCAAAAAAATTGAAGAACGCTAA
- the rpsU gene encoding 30S ribosomal protein S21, whose protein sequence is MTQVVLGENEGIDSALRRFKRQVSKAGILADVKYHRHFETPIEKRKRKAVAARRTRRFK, encoded by the coding sequence ATGACCCAGGTGGTTCTAGGAGAGAACGAAGGAATAGACTCAGCTTTGCGTCGGTTTAAACGCCAGGTTTCCAAAGCTGGGATATTAGCTGATGTGAAATATCATCGGCACTTTGAAACACCAATAGAAAAACGCAAACGTAAGGCAGTAGCAGCTAGACGCACAAGACGTTTT